In Arachis stenosperma cultivar V10309 chromosome 1, arast.V10309.gnm1.PFL2, whole genome shotgun sequence, one DNA window encodes the following:
- the LOC130964488 gene encoding uncharacterized protein LOC130964488 has product MASDSPYIVMLVYPKCRMRNGDNGVTFECEDLILFCTQRVETLFDLRSLVLSKLGGTEAREIGRVAYRLLAPMGNGVFRFRLFRLLGDEHVRVMFDIHGRIMVEQVMELSAEVGHSGGGPSVHLTYVQDDCPLAPPPIHVAVPVDESKEGEEESDEDYVVDSGDTDLSDSGDEDECVPETPVPTVARHVLPPPLPIPALSAVLSHYHGLDLDALHERTLFFDTGEEDYNLDGRVEFQVGHKFRSREAVLQGVKNYSIRRSAEYRMIESDRLKEVRRVGGVRSCLAPTMSQDHRQLDSSLICRVILPLIQSNPSVSIPVLQGAVQASYHFKPSYRKVWMAKQKAIAQIYGD; this is encoded by the exons ATGGCCAGTGATAGTCCATACATAGTTATGCTTGTTTATCCCAAATGTCGTATGAGAAACGGCGACAACGGAGTGACATTTGAGTGTGAGGATCTGATATTGTTTTGCACTCAACGTGTGGAGACGTTGTTCGATTTGAGAAGTTTGGTATTGAGCAAGCTCGGTGGTACAGAAGCGAGGGAAATTGGAAGGGTGGCGTATAGGTTGCTGGCTCCCATGGGTAATGGAGTCTTCCGGTTTCGACTATTTCGACTTCTAGGGGACGAGCATGTGCGAGTGATGTTCGACATCCATGGGAGGATCATGGTGGAGCAAGTAATGGAGCTTTCTGCAGAGGTGGGACACAGTGGCGGTGGTCCTTCCGTACACTTGACCTATGTGCAGGACGATTGCCCACTCGCACCACCGCCCATTCATGTCGCCGTTCCAGTCGATGAGTCAAAGGAGGGCGAGGAGGAGTCGGACGAGGATTACGTAGTAGACAGTGGTGACACTGACTTGTCCGATAGTGGGGATGAGGATGAGTGTGTTCCTGAGACACCTGTTCCGACCGTGGCCCGCCATGTCCTGCCCCCACCTCTTCCAATTCCGGCGCTTTCGGCAGTTCTGTCACACTATCACGGTTTGGATCTGGACGCCTTGCACGAGAGGACTCTATTTTTTGACACGGGTGAAGAAGATTACAACCTAGATGGCAGAGTAGAGTTTCAGGTTGGGCACAAGTTTAGAAGCCGAGAGGCAGTGCTTCAGGGTGTGAAGAACTACAGTATTCGAAGGAGTGCGGAGTACCGGATGATTGAATCAGACCGGTTAAA GGAAGTTCGGAGGGTGGGTGGAGTGCGTAGTTGTCTAGCACCCACCATGTCTCAAGACCATCGTCAGTTAGACAGCAGTTTGATCTGCAGAGTCATCTTGCCGTTGATTCAGTCCAACCCCTCTGTAAGTATTCCGGTTCTGCAAGGTGCGGTCCAAGCAAGCTATCACTTCAAACCATCTTACAGAAAGGTGTGGATGGCCAAGCAGAAGGCAATTGCACAAATTTATGGGGATTGA
- the LOC130966515 gene encoding CDPK-related kinase 5, with the protein MGLCVSKAPSESLSPSHNNNFKQEPEPASVNGGKKSPFFPFYSPSPAHYLFSKKSPARSPARTGSESTPRRFFKRPFPPPSPAKHIKAVLARRQGSVKPNEASIPEGSEGGGDDGVAVALDKGFGFSKHFKNKYEVGSEVGRGHFGYTCAAKFKKGDLKGHQVAVKVIPKAKMTTAIAIEDVRREVKILRALTGHKNLVQFYDAYEDHDNVYIVMELCEGGELLDRILSRGGKYTEEDAKAVLTQILNVVAFCHMQGVVHRDLKPENFLFASKDENSELKAIDFGLSDFVKPDERLNDIVGSAYYVAPEVLHRAYSTEADIWSIGVIAYILLCGSRPFWARTESGIFRAVLKADPSFEEPPWPSLSDEAKDFVKRLLNKDPRKRMTAAQALCHPWIKNYKDVKAPLDILMFKLMKSYMRSSSLRKAALRALSKTLAVDELYYLKEQFALLEPNKNGTISLENIKAALMKNATDAMKESRIPDFLGSLNALQFRRMDFDEFCAATLSVHQLEALDRWEQHARCAYELFEKDGNRAIVIEELASELGLGPSVPVHAVLHDWIRHTDGKLSFLGFVKLLHGPSRSLAKPQ; encoded by the exons ATGGGTCTCTGCGTTTCAAAGGCTCCTTCCGagtctctctctccttctcacAACAACAATTTCAAACAAGAACCAGAACCAGCATCCGTCAATGGTGGCAAGAAGTCCCCGTTCTTCCCGTTCTACAGCCCTAGCCCAGCTCACTACCTCTTCTCCAAGAAGTCTCCGGCGAGATCTCCGGCCCGGACAGGGTCGGAATCGACGCCGCGGCGGTTCTTCAAGCGGCCTTTCCCACCGCCGTCGCCAGCGAAGCACATAAAGGCGGTGCTGGCGCGGCGGCAGGGGTCAGTGAAGCCGAACGAGGCGAGCATACCGGAGGGAAGCGAGGGCGGCGGCGACGACGGCGTGGCGGTTGCCCTGGACAAGGGCTTCGGGTTCTCGAAGCATTTCAAGAACAAGTACGAAGTTGGGAGTGAAGTTGGGCGAGGGCATTTTGGGTACACTTGTGCTGCTAAGTTCAAGAAGGGAGACCTCAAGGGTCACCAGGTTGCTGTCAAGGTTATCCCCAAAGCTAAG ATGACAACTGCAATTGCTATTGAGGATGTGAGAAGGGAAGTGAAAATATTGAGagctttgacgggacataagaATCTAGTACAGTTCTATGATGCATATGAAGATCACGATAATGTCTATATAGTAATGGA ATTGTGTGAAGGAGGTGAGCTGTTGGATAGAATACTATCAAG AGGAGGGAAATACACCGAAGAAGATGCAAAAGCTGTCCTCACGCAAATTCTGAATGTTGTTGCATTTTGCCATATGCAGGGTGTTGTGCACCGTGATCTTAAACCCGAG AACTTCTTGTTTGCATCCAAAGATGAGAACTCAGAGCTGAAGGCCATAGACTTTGGGTTGTCGGATTTCGTTAAACCAG ATGAAAGGCTTAATGATATTGTTGGTAGTGCATACTATGTGGCTCCTGAAGTTCTACATAGAGCTTACAGTACTGAGGCTGACATCTGGAGTATTGGTGTAATCGCGTATATTTTATTATGTGGCAGCCGTCCGTTTTGGGCACGGACTGAATCAGGGATATTTCGTGCTGTATTGAAAGCCGATCCAAGTTTCGAAGAACCTCCGTGGCCTTCTCTGTCGGACGAAGCAAAGGATTTCGTAAAGCGACTACTGAATAAAGATCCAAGGAAAAGAATGACTGCAGCACAAGCATTAT GCCATCCATGGATTAAAAATTATAAGGATGTGAAAGCACCCCTCGATATTCTAATGTTCAAGCTCATGAAGTCATACATGCGCTCCTCATCTTTACGAAAAGCAGCTTTAAGG GCTCTGTCGAAGACGTTAGCTGTTGACGAGCTGTACTATTTGAAAGAGCAGTTTGCACTTTTAGAACCAAACAAAAATGGCACCATTAGCTTAGAAAATATCAAAGCG GCCTTGATGAAGAATGCAACCGATGCTATGAAGGAGTCTCGCATTCCTGATTTTTTGGGATCG CTTAATGCATTGCAGTTTAGAAGGATGGATTTTGACGAGTTCTGTGCAGCGACTCTTAGTGTTCATCAACTTGAAGCGCTCGACCGGTGGGAGCAACATGCTCGCTGCGCCTATGAGCTTTTTGAAAAGGATGGAAACAGGGCCATAGTCATTGAGGAGCTAGCTTCG GAGCTAGGACTTGGTCCATCTGTTCCTGTTCACGCTGTTCTCCATGACTGGATTAGGCACACTGATGGAAAACTAAGCTTCCTTGGGTTTGTCAAATTGCTGCATGGTCCGTCTCGTAGTCTCGCCAAACCTCAATAG